From Camelina sativa cultivar DH55 chromosome 7, Cs, whole genome shotgun sequence, one genomic window encodes:
- the LOC104702807 gene encoding protein RMD5 homolog A-like: protein MELKTVRDAFDRVTKKQKLCYSKTQEVVDRLSQEIDKALNTIQEAPSGSSDDDEPLHHKSLVAALKKTFKEIAPTKQVEATQKELSGALNKYPKALDKTLNPDITTAYRNVEFDRHALHQVIAGFFYRQGMFDIGDSFISESGEPEPDSSATKPFMEMHRILEAMRKRDLGPALKWVAANSDKLELAKSDLELKLHSLHFLEIAQDKDTKEAINYARKHITAYSDRCFPEIQKLMGSLLWNRNLDKSPYAEFLSPALWTNAAKDLTQQYCNLLGESSESPLVVTLAAGSEVLPTFLKYLNLLPEKRKEWQTMEQLLVPVKLPEEYRFHSVFVCPVSKEHSSEDNPPMRMSCGHVISNQTINRMSRNGAKSFKCPYCPTEVDPSQCKQLYF from the coding sequence ATGGAGCTAAAGACTGTGAGAGATGCGTTTGATCGTGTTACCAAAAAGCAGAAGCTTTGCTATAGCAAAACTCAGGAAGTTGTGGATAGATTATCTCAAGAAATCGACAAGGCGTTGAACACGATTCAGGAAGCACCCAGTGGCTCctcagatgatgatgaaccgCTTCATCACAAGTCCCTTGTTGCTGCTCTGAAGAAAACTTTTAAGGAGATTGCTCCTACCAAACAAGTGGAAGCCACTCAGAAGGAACTAAGTGGAGCTCTGAACAAATACCCTAAAGCTCTGGACAAAACTCTGAATCCAGACATAACGACGGCTTACAGAAACGTCGAGTTTGATCGTCATGCCCTTCACCAGGTAATAGCTGGTTTTTTCTACAGGCAAGGCATGTTCGACATTGGTGATAGTTTCATCTCCGAGTCTGGTGAGCCTGAGCCTGATTCTTCTGCTACAAAACCCTTCATGGAAATGCATAGGATTCTTGAAGCCATGAGAAAAAGAGATCTCGGACCAGCTCTTAAGTGGGTTGCCGCAAACTCTGACAAGCTAGAGCTAGCAAAGTCGGATCTCGAGTTGAAACTTCACAGCCTTCACTTCCTGGAAATAGCGCAAGACAAGGACACCAAAGAAGCTATCAACTACGCGAGGAAACACATCACTGCATATTCAGATAGATGTTTCCCAGAGATCCAGAAACTCATGGGCTCTCTTTTATGGAACAGAAACCTCGATAAATCCCCATACGCAGAGTTCCTCTCGCCCGCGTTATGGACCAACGCTGCCAAGGATCTAACCCAACAATACTGCAACCTACTCGGTGAATCATCAGAGAGTCCTTTAGTTGTAACACTTGCAGCTGGTTCAGAAGTTTTACCGACGTTTTTGAAATACTTGAACTTGCTGCcagagaaaaggaaagaatGGCAAACAATGGAGCAACTTCTTGTACCTGTGAAACTCCCTGAAGAGTATCGTTTCCACTCAGTCTTTGTCTGTCCTGTCTCTAAAGAACACTCGAGTGAAGATAATCCGCCGATGAGAATGAGTTGCGGTCATGTCATTTCCAACCAGACTATCAACAGGATGTCGAGGAATGGAGCAAAGTCGTTCAAGTGTCCTTATTGTCCAACAGAGGTAGATCCTTCCCAATGTAAACAGCTCTATTTTTAG